GGCTTCCATCTCCTCGTCGTCCATCAGCGTGATGCGTCCGGGGACGAAGCCGTGGAAGACCTCCTCGAAGGCCGGCCACTTGTTGTCGACCATGGAGTACTTGAGGCCGGCGCGGAACACGCGCCGGCACATGTCGGAGAGATAGCGGTCGTCGCTCATCGCGGTCAGCTCGTCTGCCGTTTTCGGCACGGGCATGAGGGCCTCGAGCTTGTCTGCGCCTCCGGTGCGTTTCAGGGCACGCTTCTCGATCGAAGCGAACGTCGCCACGGCTCAGCGATCCTTGAGAGCGTTGACGCACGCAAGCGCGCCGTCACGCACCAGGGCGTGGTCCGAGGCAGCGAGCACCATGTCGTAGCCGCGCGCAAGCATGGCGGCGGCATCGTCGTGGTCGGCTGGAATGCCGCCGAGCCAGCGGCCCGATGCCTTGATCTTGCGCTCGGCTGTTTCCAGAAGGTCGACGGCTTCCGCCGATGTCTGGTCGTCCAGCCTGCCAATCGAGCTCGAAAGGTCGTTGCGGCCGATGAAGAGCATGTCGATGCCGTCGATCGCGCCGATCGCTTCGAGATTGTCCACCGTGTGGGCAGTCTCCACCTGCGTCATCACAAAGATGTCCCGGCCCCTGGTCGCGACGAAGTGGTCCTTCTCGTAGCCGTAGCGCGCCGCACGCACATTGCCAGGTGCCACGCCACGCAATCCAAGCGGGGGCAAAAGGCAGGCGTCGGCCACGGCTTTCGCATCCTCGGCGGTCTCGACCATCGGTACCATCAGGCCATCGACGCCGGTGTCGAGCGCTTTCTTGACGACGTTGATGTCGTTGGCCGGGACCCGAAGGAAGGCCGCGCTGTCGCCGCCGGCGCGGATCGCCTGCTGCTGGCCGATCGCGGTCATGGCGTCGCCGGGGCCATGCTCCTGGTCGATCATGATCAGGTCGAAGCCTGCGCCCGCCATGATCTCGGTCGCGATCGGGCTTTCCATGTTGACCCAGCCGCCCAGCAGCTTGCGACCCTGGTTCAGGGCATCGCGAATCGAGTCGCCACGAGGCATGGTCAACGTCCTTTCATCAGGTCAGCGTGCATCGGCGTCCTGTTCGGTAAAGGTCGGACGCAGAAGGAAGGCCGGCACGTAGGGGCCTTCGCCGAACGGTATACGGTCGGGACGGACCTTGTCCTTGTCGGACTTCCCGGCTTTCCTGGTGGGCTTGGCGTCCGTCGTCTCCTCGGATTTCGCCTTGTCGGCGGACTTGCCGCCGCGGCGTCGCCGGCTGCGCCTGGGCTTGTCCTCGGCCGCCGACAGCTCTGCGACGTCGGGCGTGTCCGGTGTGTCCTCAGCCGCGGGCTCGGGTGCCGCCGGTGCGGCCGTGGCGATGCCCGGGATGCTGACCGTCTTCACGCCCTCGAACCTGGCCATGGGCAGGTCGCGCTTGATCAGGTTGGTGACGGCCTGCAGCGGCTTCGCGTCCTCGGGCGTGGCGAAGACATAGGCGCGGCCGCGATGGCCGGCCCGGCCCGTACGGCCGATGCGGTGCACATAGTCCTCGGCGTTGACCGGGACATCGAAGCAGAAGACATGACTGACGCCGAAGACGTCGATGCCGCGCCCCGCCACGTCGGTGCACACCAGCATATTGGCATCGCCGTCCTTGAAAGCGGCCAGCGCCACCTCGCGTTCGGGCTGTGCCATGTCGCCCTGCATCCGGACTGCGTTGAGGCCGTGGCGCTTGAGCGAGCGGTGCAGGCTGTCGACGTCCTTCTTGCGGTTGGCGAAGATCATTGAGCTTGTCACGCTCTCATGACTCAGCAGCTCGCGCAGGGCGCGGCCCTTGTCACGTTCGTTGCCGACGGCGACCAGCCACTGCTCCACCGTTTCGGCGGGTGAGGCGGGCGGGGCGACCGTGACTTCCCTGGGATTGTGCAGGAAGCGGTCGGCGAGCTTGCGCACCTCTTTGGGCATCGTTGCCGAGAACATCAGCGTGTGGCGCAGCGGCGGCAGAAGCGAGCAAATCTTCTCGACGTCGGGGATGAAGCCCATGTCGAGCATGCGGTCGGCCTCGTCGATCACGAGGTGCTTCACGCCCATCATCAGGAGCTTGCCACGCTCGACCATGTCGAGCAGGCGGCCCGGGGTGGCGATCAGGATGTCGATGTTGCCGCTCAGCGCCTGTTCCTGCTGGCGCATGTTGTTGCCGCCGATCAGAAGTGCTGCGGCCAGATCGGTGTGCTGGGCGTAGATCCCGAAGTTTTCGAGGGTCTGCTGCGCCAGCTCACGCGTCGGCGACAGGATCAGCGCACGCGGCATGCGCGCCTTGGCCTTGCCGCCGGTCAGGATGTCGATCATGGGCAGCACGAAGGCCGCCGTCTTGCCGGTGCCTGTCTGTGCGCAGCCCAGCAGATCGCGACCCTGCAGTGCGACGGGAATGGCTTGCAGTTGGATGGGGGTGGGTTCCCGGTAACCGGCGAGTTCGATCGCCGCCAGGACCTCCGGGCTCAGGCCCAAGTCTTCGAATGTCATACGTGGTCAAGGCTTCCGACGCGCCGATCGCGTCACAGGTGTCGTGTCTCGCCTCCGGTGTGCGGGCTAGATACCGTTTGGCACCCGAATCGTCAATCCGGCGTGCCGTTTCGCGCAGGGTTCAAGGGACAAGGAATTCCGGCACCGAGCGGTTCGGACGGTTCGGGTCGACACGCGGAAAGGCCTTGTTTGCCGCGGCCGTCGTCGCGATACCAAGCTGCGGTGCCGTTGGCGTTGTGATGGCTGCAACCACGCCGCGGGCGCTGCTGATCGGCCGATCGTCGTTGCAGAACGTGATCACCACGTGGGATTTGCCGTCGATCGGGCCCAGTGTTTCGCGGTCGACATCACCCGAGCAGCAGGCCCTGTCGTCGACCTGAACCGGGGCGTCGATCACGACGGCGATGTGGAAATTGCCCCGCTCCGAACCGTCTGGTGTGGCGGTCAGCCGGCCGAAGGGAAGCCACGGGATGTCGTGCAACGCCTGTTCGACCATTGCAGTCTGGCCGGCGATCTCCGCATCGGACCCGTTCGAGATCAGCCTCAGCGGCATGTCCCGGCCCTCGGCGGCATAGCGCAGAAGTTCCGGAGAGTAGAGCGAGTAGTATTGGACATTGCGCACCGTCACGCCGTTCAGCGCCGTCGCGCATGCGGCAAGCAGCAGGGTGCACAGGCTCAGGATTGCGGCTCTCATGACCGCGATATGTTGGGTCCCGGGCGCACCTGCAAGTCAAACAATGGCGAGATGCGCGCGATCACTGCGATGACCGCTGGTTCGACGAGGAGGAGGTCGCCCCGGAAAACACGGATGGCACTGCCAAGGGCAACTGGGGAAGCGCCCGATGCCGCGCCAACCCGAACCTTCCGGGTTCTGGAGACGGACTCGCTTCGCCGGTCGCCGATTGTCGGCGACCAGATCTAGATATCGAGGTCGGTGACTTCGCCGGCGTGTTCCTGGATGAACTTGAAGCG
This DNA window, taken from Rhodospirillales bacterium, encodes the following:
- a CDS encoding DEAD/DEAH box helicase, encoding MTFEDLGLSPEVLAAIELAGYREPTPIQLQAIPVALQGRDLLGCAQTGTGKTAAFVLPMIDILTGGKAKARMPRALILSPTRELAQQTLENFGIYAQHTDLAAALLIGGNNMRQQEQALSGNIDILIATPGRLLDMVERGKLLMMGVKHLVIDEADRMLDMGFIPDVEKICSLLPPLRHTLMFSATMPKEVRKLADRFLHNPREVTVAPPASPAETVEQWLVAVGNERDKGRALRELLSHESVTSSMIFANRKKDVDSLHRSLKRHGLNAVRMQGDMAQPEREVALAAFKDGDANMLVCTDVAGRGIDVFGVSHVFCFDVPVNAEDYVHRIGRTGRAGHRGRAYVFATPEDAKPLQAVTNLIKRDLPMARFEGVKTVSIPGIATAAPAAPEPAAEDTPDTPDVAELSAAEDKPRRSRRRRGGKSADKAKSEETTDAKPTRKAGKSDKDKVRPDRIPFGEGPYVPAFLLRPTFTEQDADAR